One part of the Melospiza melodia melodia isolate bMelMel2 chromosome 3, bMelMel2.pri, whole genome shotgun sequence genome encodes these proteins:
- the CHRM3 gene encoding muscarinic acetylcholine receptor M3 isoform X1 — protein sequence MVYTSPLPCPCLHADTVPVLFPKEELTELQCLIQLAALMILTGPCRLCQRATMIMHNNSSSSLLLPNVSSFWKRDSHGPGLPDEAASLIGSYDFPQTTESFPFSTVESTNMTLNATSKDPLGGHTIWQVVLIAFLTGILALVTIIGNILVIVAFKVNKQLKTVNNYFLLSLACADLIIGVLSMNLYTTYIIMDHWALGSLACDLWLSIDYVASNASVMNLLVISFDRYFSITRPLTYRAKRTTKRAGIMIGLAWIVSFVLWAPAILFWQYFVGERTVPPDECFIQFLSEPIITFGTAIAAFYLPVTIMSILYWRIYKETEKRTKELAGLQASGSEAEAARFVHQTGSSRSCSSYELQRQNMKRSARKKYRRCHFWLTMKSWEPSTDQGDQEHSSSDSWNNNDAAASLENSASSDEEDIAAETRAIYSIVLKLPGHSAILNSTKLPSSEDLHESGDELQKSDTESKEKKPKKLHPPKGVQDGGNFQKSFTKLPVEPESEETTTASDGISSVTKTSTALPLSFKEATLAKKFALKTRSQITKRKRMSLIKEKKAAQTLSAILFAFIITWTPYNIMVLVNTFCSCIPKTFWNLGYWLCYINSTVNPMCYALCNKTFRNTFKMLLLCQCDKRKRRKQQYQQRQSVIFHKRIPREAS from the coding sequence ACTATGTCAGAGAGCCACAATGATCATGCATAATAACAGTTCATCCTCGCTCCTTTTACCGAACGTGAGCTCCTTCTGGAAGAGAGATTCGCATGGACCGGGACTCCCTGATGAAGCAGCATCACTCATTGGCAGCTATGATTTCCCTCAGACCACAGAGAGTTTTCCTTTCTCCACTGTGGAATCAACAAACATGACCCTCAATGCCACAAGCAAAGACCCTCTGGGTGGACACACTATCTGGCAAGTAGTTTTGATTGCTTTCCTCACTGGGATCCTTGCACTGGTGACCATCATAGGAAACATCTTAGTGATTGTTGCATTTAAGGTTAACAAACAACTGAAAACAGTCAACAACTACTTCTTGTTGAGCCTTGCTTGTGCAGATTTGATCATCGGTGTTCTTTCCATGAATCTTTATACCACATACATCATCATGGACCACTGGGCTTTGGGAAGCTTGGCCTGTGATCTTTGGCTCTCCATTGACTATGTCGCCAGTAATGCCTCTGTCATGAACCTCCTCGTGATAAGTTTTGACAGGTATTTTTCCATCACTAGGCCACTGACATACAGAGCCAAACGAACAACCAAAAGGGCTGGGATAATGATTGGTTTAGCATGGATCGTCTCTTTTGTTCTTTGGGCCCCTGCCATCTTGTTTTGGCAGTATTTTGTTGGGGAGAGGACTGTGCCTCCTGACGAATGTTTCATCCAGTTTCTAAGTGAACCTATCATCACTTTTGGCACTGCCATAGCTGCCTTTTATTTGCCAGTCACCATTATGAGTATTTTGTATTGGAGGATctacaaggagacagagaaacgCACCAAAGAGTTAGCAGGGCTCCAGGCCTCGGGCAGCGAAGCAGAGGCGGCGCGCTTCGTGCACCAGACAGGCAGCTCCCGGAGCTGCAGCAGCTACGAGCTGCAGCGGCAGAACATGAAACGCTCCGCCCGAAAGAAATACAGACGCTGCCACTTCTGGCTCACAATGAAGAGCTGGGAACCCAGCACAGATCAGGGGGACCAAGAGCATAGCAGCAGCGACAGCTGGAACAACAATGATGCTGCTGCCTCTCTTGAAAATTCAGCCTCCTCTGATGAAGAAGACATTGCTGCAGAGACCAGGGCCATCTATTCAATCGTGCTGAAGCTCCCTGGTCACAGTGCTATCCTCAATTCCACAAAACTACCCTCCTCGGAAGATTTGCACGAGTCAGGGGATGAACTGCAGAAATCCGACACAGAATCAAaggaaaagaaacctaaaaaattGCACCCTCCCAAAGGTGTTCAGGATGGTGGAAATTTCCAAAAGAGCTTTACTAAGCTTCCAGTTGAACCAGAATCAGAAGAGACAACCACAGCTTCTGATGGCATCTCATCAGTCACCAAGACATCGACAGCCCTGCCCTTGTCCTTTAAGGAAGCAACCCTGGCAAAAAAGTTTGCCTTGAAGACCAGAAGTCAGATCACAAAACGGAAACGAATGTCACTTATCAAAGAAAAGAAAGCAGCACAGACACTCAGTGCCATTTTGTTTGCCTTCATCATTACCTGGACCCCATATAACATCATGGTTCTGGTGAACACCTTTTGCAGCTGTATCCCCAAAACTTTCTGGAACCTGGGGTATTGGCTTTGCTACATCAATAGCACAGTGAACCCCATGTGCTATGCACTGTGTAACAAAACATTCagaaacacttttaagatgctgctgctgtgccagtgtGACAAACGAAAACGACGCAAACAGCAGTATCAGCAAAGGCAGTCTGTCATTTTTCATAAGCGGATCCCTAGGGAAGCTTCATAG
- the CHRM3 gene encoding muscarinic acetylcholine receptor M3 isoform X2, which produces MIMHNNSSSSLLLPNVSSFWKRDSHGPGLPDEAASLIGSYDFPQTTESFPFSTVESTNMTLNATSKDPLGGHTIWQVVLIAFLTGILALVTIIGNILVIVAFKVNKQLKTVNNYFLLSLACADLIIGVLSMNLYTTYIIMDHWALGSLACDLWLSIDYVASNASVMNLLVISFDRYFSITRPLTYRAKRTTKRAGIMIGLAWIVSFVLWAPAILFWQYFVGERTVPPDECFIQFLSEPIITFGTAIAAFYLPVTIMSILYWRIYKETEKRTKELAGLQASGSEAEAARFVHQTGSSRSCSSYELQRQNMKRSARKKYRRCHFWLTMKSWEPSTDQGDQEHSSSDSWNNNDAAASLENSASSDEEDIAAETRAIYSIVLKLPGHSAILNSTKLPSSEDLHESGDELQKSDTESKEKKPKKLHPPKGVQDGGNFQKSFTKLPVEPESEETTTASDGISSVTKTSTALPLSFKEATLAKKFALKTRSQITKRKRMSLIKEKKAAQTLSAILFAFIITWTPYNIMVLVNTFCSCIPKTFWNLGYWLCYINSTVNPMCYALCNKTFRNTFKMLLLCQCDKRKRRKQQYQQRQSVIFHKRIPREAS; this is translated from the coding sequence ATGATCATGCATAATAACAGTTCATCCTCGCTCCTTTTACCGAACGTGAGCTCCTTCTGGAAGAGAGATTCGCATGGACCGGGACTCCCTGATGAAGCAGCATCACTCATTGGCAGCTATGATTTCCCTCAGACCACAGAGAGTTTTCCTTTCTCCACTGTGGAATCAACAAACATGACCCTCAATGCCACAAGCAAAGACCCTCTGGGTGGACACACTATCTGGCAAGTAGTTTTGATTGCTTTCCTCACTGGGATCCTTGCACTGGTGACCATCATAGGAAACATCTTAGTGATTGTTGCATTTAAGGTTAACAAACAACTGAAAACAGTCAACAACTACTTCTTGTTGAGCCTTGCTTGTGCAGATTTGATCATCGGTGTTCTTTCCATGAATCTTTATACCACATACATCATCATGGACCACTGGGCTTTGGGAAGCTTGGCCTGTGATCTTTGGCTCTCCATTGACTATGTCGCCAGTAATGCCTCTGTCATGAACCTCCTCGTGATAAGTTTTGACAGGTATTTTTCCATCACTAGGCCACTGACATACAGAGCCAAACGAACAACCAAAAGGGCTGGGATAATGATTGGTTTAGCATGGATCGTCTCTTTTGTTCTTTGGGCCCCTGCCATCTTGTTTTGGCAGTATTTTGTTGGGGAGAGGACTGTGCCTCCTGACGAATGTTTCATCCAGTTTCTAAGTGAACCTATCATCACTTTTGGCACTGCCATAGCTGCCTTTTATTTGCCAGTCACCATTATGAGTATTTTGTATTGGAGGATctacaaggagacagagaaacgCACCAAAGAGTTAGCAGGGCTCCAGGCCTCGGGCAGCGAAGCAGAGGCGGCGCGCTTCGTGCACCAGACAGGCAGCTCCCGGAGCTGCAGCAGCTACGAGCTGCAGCGGCAGAACATGAAACGCTCCGCCCGAAAGAAATACAGACGCTGCCACTTCTGGCTCACAATGAAGAGCTGGGAACCCAGCACAGATCAGGGGGACCAAGAGCATAGCAGCAGCGACAGCTGGAACAACAATGATGCTGCTGCCTCTCTTGAAAATTCAGCCTCCTCTGATGAAGAAGACATTGCTGCAGAGACCAGGGCCATCTATTCAATCGTGCTGAAGCTCCCTGGTCACAGTGCTATCCTCAATTCCACAAAACTACCCTCCTCGGAAGATTTGCACGAGTCAGGGGATGAACTGCAGAAATCCGACACAGAATCAAaggaaaagaaacctaaaaaattGCACCCTCCCAAAGGTGTTCAGGATGGTGGAAATTTCCAAAAGAGCTTTACTAAGCTTCCAGTTGAACCAGAATCAGAAGAGACAACCACAGCTTCTGATGGCATCTCATCAGTCACCAAGACATCGACAGCCCTGCCCTTGTCCTTTAAGGAAGCAACCCTGGCAAAAAAGTTTGCCTTGAAGACCAGAAGTCAGATCACAAAACGGAAACGAATGTCACTTATCAAAGAAAAGAAAGCAGCACAGACACTCAGTGCCATTTTGTTTGCCTTCATCATTACCTGGACCCCATATAACATCATGGTTCTGGTGAACACCTTTTGCAGCTGTATCCCCAAAACTTTCTGGAACCTGGGGTATTGGCTTTGCTACATCAATAGCACAGTGAACCCCATGTGCTATGCACTGTGTAACAAAACATTCagaaacacttttaagatgctgctgctgtgccagtgtGACAAACGAAAACGACGCAAACAGCAGTATCAGCAAAGGCAGTCTGTCATTTTTCATAAGCGGATCCCTAGGGAAGCTTCATAG